The following nucleotide sequence is from Candidatus Micropelagos thuwalensis.
ACAAGAGCACTTGAAGATGTTATCTCCGGCCTCGAGAATGCTGATGGCACGCTTCTCCTTCCAAGTGGATTAGCAGCATGTACGTTGACACTTCTAGCCTTATGCAAACAGGGCGATCATGTTCTTGTGCCGGATAATGCCTATGAGTCTACCCGATCTTTTAGCCAGAAAATCCTCCCTGACTTTGGTATTGATACAGAGATTTATGACCCGACGGTTAGTGACATATCTCCTCTAATACGCGACAATACAGCGCTTATTTTTCTCGAAAGCCCCGGATCACAGACTTTTGAAGTCATGGATCTGCAGATGATAATAAAAATTGCACGGGAAAAAAATATTCTAACAGCGATGGATAACACTTGGGCGTCGCCTCTATTTTGTAAGCCGCTAGACATGGGTATTGATGTCTCCATCCAGTCGGCTACCAAATATGTGTCCGGTCATGCTGACTGCCTGCTTGGCTATGTGTCGGCACGCAAAGAAATTTATAACCGCCTTAAAAGAACGTATGGCCTTATGGGACTATGCGTCGGGCCGGATGATGTCGCCATGACGCTCCGCGGTGTAAGGACATTAGATGTCAGATTAAAAAGGCATCAAGAAAGCGCCCTAACGATTGCGCGATGGCTTGAACAAAAAGAACAAGTTAAGTATGTGCATCACCCCGCACTGGAAAGCCATCCGCAACATGATTTATGGAAACGCGACTTCATAGGCTCTGGCGGACTTTTTGCGATTGAACTTCACCCATGTAGTGAAACACAAATCGCCGCTATGCTGGATGACATGTCTTTATTTGGTATGGGCTATAGTTGGGGCGGCTATGAAAGCCTCATGATACCTGTCGTCTTATTGCGTCAATTAGGGCCAGAAAGAGGCCCCCTCCTCCGCCTTCATATTGGCCTTGAGGATGTTGAAGATTTACTTGAAGATTTAGCTGAAGGTTTTAAAAGATTTGATAATGCCAGTGCATAGTTAAATAACCGGATAGATTCAAATGAGCAAGATTGTCGGAATTATTGCAGATACGGGAAAACTTTACGGCAATCGGGTCTTCTTTTCCGGAGAACGATATCTGCAAGCCTTAACAGAATTAACGGATCTCCAACCAATTCTCATTCCCCCATTAGGGGTTAATATTATGCCCCTCCTCGATAAGCTTGATGGGGTGATGCTTACCGGTAATGTGTCGAATGTTCACCCTTCCCAATACGGTCAGGCTGAGACGGAAAAACATCCACCCTATGATGAAGACCGCGATAGCACCGCCATACCCTATCTTGAAAAAATCATTGAACATGAAATTCCTTTGATTGCGATATGTCGCGGTTTTCAAGAATTGAATGTTGCCTATGGGGGAACACTTCATCCTGCTATTCACGAAATTGACGGCAGGCTGGATCATAGACGCATCAAAACCGATGATGAGGCTATACGTTATGCACCACGTCATAGTGTTAAACTCACCGAAGGGGGGCTGTTTAAAAGCTGGGTCGGGACAGATGAAATAATGGTGAACAGTCTGCACTTTCAAGGTGTCGAGAAGCTTGGTGACGGATTAACCATTGAAGCGGTTGCAGCAGACGGTACTGTGGAGGGCTTCACGGTTAAAAATGCTAAAGGCTTTACCGCAGCAGTCCAATGGCACCCAGAATATGAGCCGGCGACCAATGCGTTTTCCAAGTGTTTTTACGAGGCTTTTGCGGAAGCAGTCTTTGCGCGATAATGGTGACCCCGGCAGGACTTGAACCTGCAACCTACGGATTAGAAGTCCGTCGCTCTATCCAGTTGAGCTACGGGGCCAAAATATTAATCGTCAATGCGTCCAGGAAATTTGCCGGTCATAGCTGAAATTTTCAGCGTATGATTTGCTGACTTTCTTCCTTGAATGTGGTTTCAACACTCGGTAGGCAATGCCATTATTTTCAGCATATGCTTTGGCTTCATCAAGCGTTTCAAAACGGAGTTTAACTTGAGTTTTAGTCTCAGACACACTGTTCCAACCCATTAGCGGGTCTTTAGATCGCGCGGTTTCGGCATCAAATTCAAGCATCCAGCTTTTGGTCTTCGCCATACCGGACTGCATTGCTGTTTTGCCGGGTTGATAAATTTTTGCAGACATAATCACCTCTTGGGCAATATATCGCCAAAGTCACAAGAATTATCAACTGAAATTTTAAATGCTGGGCACAATGGGCACATCAACGAAGGCCACACCGCATGACACCATGGATAGAACCAGTATTAAAAGTATAAAAACATGACGTATCATAGCATTGCCCTTCACAATATAGCGAAGCGCACAAGACGCGATTCCTGTGACAGAATAATGAAAATTATTAGAACCCAAGGATATTAAAAAGGTTTATTAAGAAACGCTTTCTTCAAGGACGCCCGCTTTTTTTAACTCATCATCAATTTGTCTCGTCACCCAGCAATAGAACATGCGGAAGTCACTAATGAGCGACCAGAAAGGATAATCGAAAGTAGCAGGTTTATTTTTCTCAATAGTGAGATGACTGAACCAAGCAAAACCATAACCAACAACAGGCACGAACCAGAGATAAAAATAATTACCGGTCATCATCGCTGTGAAAATAATTCCTACCAAGCAGATAACACCAAAATAATGGTAACCACGTGTGGCCGGTTGTGCATGCTCCTGCAGATAATATGGCCAAAATTCAGAATAAGTTTTAATTGGCTTAGACATAACCAAAACCTATCATTCAATAACCCCGCACGCAATGCGTTTACCCGCTGCACCGGAAGGTTGGCTGATATAATCATCGCCGCCTGCGTGAATAATAAGCGTACCTGGAGGCGGGGTATTTGGCGACAAAATCAACCCGTGAATGAAGTTCTCAATTTTAAGCTTGCCTGTTTTACCGACATGTATGTTCGGCATGTCACCAAGGTGGTATTCAGTCCCACTGAAAAAACCATGTGGTTTATCCTTTGGATTGTAATGCCCCCCTGCCGCATTAAAACTGTCAGCACAACTCGGATTCGCGTGAAGATGAAAAGCATGTTGTCCGACCGGCATGTTCTCTAATGTGGCAGACACAAGCAGGCCACCCGGCGCGGGGGTCAGTTTAAAACCACCTCTTAGCTCCCCCTCGGGCGATAATAAAGTACCGCTGAGAGTTGACTCATTGGCAAACGTACCTGAACTAAAAATGACAAAAATAAAGGTAGCGTAGGTAAATATTCGGAGCATAATTTTCACTCCCTATTCTCAAGATCCTTCAAACGTTTACTTAAATCTGAAATCTTCATAATCATCCAGACTTGAGTGGCGATGAACAAGACGACAAAAAACAAAGCAATAATCAATCCCATTATTTCTCTCACTCCAGATTACTGATAGTAAATTTAATCTAGACTAATATCATAGCAAGCTAAAATAGAATTTGCTGGGAGTTTGCTTTATTTGAAATGAAGTATCAAAAATTTTTAAAACGTTTTTTATTTCGACGACGATGGCTCGTTTTATCAAACGCATATCTCATAAAAGTCGGAATATCGCGGCGCATCATAGCGTGACGGCTTAAAATTTTACCATTCCCTCGTATCAGGTCAGGCTTAGGCTTATCCAAAATATAAGATGCCAAAATAGAGTGGATGTTATGATCTTCAATAACGCGCCGCCTGGCTTCTATAATAGCATCCAGTCTTTTTTCATATTCATTATTTGCGATGGCTTGCCGGATTATATCTACCGAAACCTCAACATCATTAATATCCAATTCAATAAAACTTTCTGGAGGAAAGTACTCGGACACATTCGGACAACCAAAATAAAATGGGAGGCAATACCCCAGATAAGCATCCGAAAGTTTTTCTGTCCAATGGTGGGGGGCGACATGATTTTCAATCGCTATTTGATAGCGATAGCCATCTGTTCCTTCAGCCTTATGTTCAACAAATTTCAAATTGCGTCCAAATAAATCCACCTGATTACCGAGCCTATCAGCCAGAGCCTGCATAAAACTGGCGCGCAGGTGATGCATCGTATGCTTTTGCGCCTTAAAAGACATAAACATGGAAAGATCGGCTGTTTTATCTGGCGGGGTTAAATGTGCCCTAACATGTTCCATGGTGCCGTAATACCAGACACCTACCGGCGGAACAAAATGTCTATTTGGATGTTTAAGGATTTCAGGCTCATGACTCGTCAGCACAGAACCAAACTGGTTAACATAATCCCAACCGTAAAACTTCACGGATGATGGCTCATAGGTCAGTAATATTGTCTGGCTTTGTGGACACGCTAACTCCTCGACACGTAAACTGAAACGTTCTCCATCATGTCCTGGCAAATCATCGCAAACAACGAACCAGTCATAATCCCTCGCATCCCAATCCAGAATCCATTCAATATCATCATGACTAAATTCAGGTTCTGCCAGAAGTTTAAAGGCTCTGGGATATTTGGAAACCAGCTTAATGCGAATCTTATTTGGCATAGCAAAGCAGTAAAAACTTTAAGCATTGAATTTGTGAAATTTAAATGGTCGGGGCTGCAGGATTCGAACCTGCGACCCCCTGGTCCCAAACCAGGTGCGCTACCAGACTGCGCCAAGCCCCGACAACTTCTGGTTCAAATACCTTTTCAACAATGAATTATCAAGTAAATTAAAAAAAACATTAAAAAATTTTTCATTTAATAGGCTATTTGTTAATTTAACGGCCACAAAAAACCGCTGAAGGAATGAATATTTCTCTTCAGCGGCAAAAAAGTTAAAGTGTTTTTTCTTAATTTAATGTTAATGGAACATTATCAAAAAGGTGCTTATTGACATAAAGATGTACGACTATACTTGCAGCGTAACCAAGTGCAATCGCCCATGTCCACTTCAAATGACCAAAGAATGTGTATATGCCTCGCGCTTGGCCCATAAGTGCAACACCCGCCGCTGAACCAATAGAAAGCATTGAGCCCCCAACACCTGCTGTCAGCGTTGCAAGCAACCATTGGCCCTCATCCATAGCTGGAAACATTGTAAGAACTGCGAACATTACCGGTATGTTATCTACAATAGCTGATAATATACCAACAAGTACGTTAGCCGTAGTTGCACCTAAATCACCATACATATATTCAGAGGCTAAATTTAAATAACCAAATGTTGCTAGACCTCCAACACAAAGTAGAACCCCGTAGAAGAATAGAAGAGTATCCCATTCAGCTTTCCCTATTATCTCGAAAAAATCGAATTTTTTTCCGTCACTAAATTTTTCACCCGAAGATTTCAAATAGAAACTGAAAAATCCGAGAACTCCAAGACCAGTCATCATACCAAAAGTTGGCGGGATATGGAAAAATTGATGACCAGAAACCGTGAAAGCTATTGTGCCAAGAAATAAAAATACTACAGGAATGCCACCCTTTTTAATTACAACATTATCTGACACAGCAGCAGGCTGTTGGTCAGGAACGGCGAAATACATAATTGCTGCTGGTACAATGTAATTTACAACTGAAGGAATAAAAATCTGGAAGAAACCAAAGAAATCAATAACTCCTTTCTGCCATACCATGAGAGTAGTAATATCACCGAAAGGACTAAATGCACCACCTGCATTTGCAGCAACAACTATGTTGATACATGCAAGTGCAACGAACTTTGTATGCCCAACTCCCACAGCCATAACAACCGCACACATTAGCAATGCTGTTGTCAAATTGTCTGCAATCGGAGAGATGAAAAAGGAAAGAACACCTGTAATCAGGAAAACTTTTTTGAAGCTGAAATTACGTGCCACCAGCCAAGCTCGAAGATACTCAAACACATTCCGTTCTGTCATAGTATTTATAAAAGTCATCGCAACCAGTAGGAACATGAAAAGTTCTGCAAATTCTAAAAATACGTGTCTAAATGCTCCTTGGGTTTCGTGGGTATCATAACCACTTTGGTTAACCGCTAAACCTACAAGAAGCCAAATAATACCTGCTGCTAACATTACAGGCTTAGATTTACGAAGGTGGGTTACCTCCTCTAGCATTACAAGCACGTAAGC
It contains:
- the metC gene encoding cystathionine beta-lyase, with protein sequence MKDKSEKKPSTLLTHSGRAGAAHFGAVNPPVYHASTILFDSYADIINNRGDYTYGRRGTPTTRALEDVISGLENADGTLLLPSGLAACTLTLLALCKQGDHVLVPDNAYESTRSFSQKILPDFGIDTEIYDPTVSDISPLIRDNTALIFLESPGSQTFEVMDLQMIIKIAREKNILTAMDNTWASPLFCKPLDMGIDVSIQSATKYVSGHADCLLGYVSARKEIYNRLKRTYGLMGLCVGPDDVAMTLRGVRTLDVRLKRHQESALTIARWLEQKEQVKYVHHPALESHPQHDLWKRDFIGSGGLFAIELHPCSETQIAAMLDDMSLFGMGYSWGGYESLMIPVVLLRQLGPERGPLLRLHIGLEDVEDLLEDLAEGFKRFDNASA
- a CDS encoding gamma-glutamyl-gamma-aminobutyrate hydrolase family protein, producing MSKIVGIIADTGKLYGNRVFFSGERYLQALTELTDLQPILIPPLGVNIMPLLDKLDGVMLTGNVSNVHPSQYGQAETEKHPPYDEDRDSTAIPYLEKIIEHEIPLIAICRGFQELNVAYGGTLHPAIHEIDGRLDHRRIKTDDEAIRYAPRHSVKLTEGGLFKSWVGTDEIMVNSLHFQGVEKLGDGLTIEAVAADGTVEGFTVKNAKGFTAAVQWHPEYEPATNAFSKCFYEAFAEAVFAR
- a CDS encoding ETC complex I subunit; the encoded protein is MSAKIYQPGKTAMQSGMAKTKSWMLEFDAETARSKDPLMGWNSVSETKTQVKLRFETLDEAKAYAENNGIAYRVLKPHSRKKVSKSYAENFSYDRQISWTH
- a CDS encoding DUF962 domain-containing protein produces the protein MSKPIKTYSEFWPYYLQEHAQPATRGYHYFGVICLVGIIFTAMMTGNYFYLWFVPVVGYGFAWFSHLTIEKNKPATFDYPFWSLISDFRMFYCWVTRQIDDELKKAGVLEESVS
- a CDS encoding superoxide dismutase family protein, which translates into the protein MLRIFTYATFIFVIFSSGTFANESTLSGTLLSPEGELRGGFKLTPAPGGLLVSATLENMPVGQHAFHLHANPSCADSFNAAGGHYNPKDKPHGFFSGTEYHLGDMPNIHVGKTGKLKIENFIHGLILSPNTPPPGTLIIHAGGDDYISQPSGAAGKRIACGVIE
- a CDS encoding glycosyltransferase family 10 domain-containing protein: MPNKIRIKLVSKYPRAFKLLAEPEFSHDDIEWILDWDARDYDWFVVCDDLPGHDGERFSLRVEELACPQSQTILLTYEPSSVKFYGWDYVNQFGSVLTSHEPEILKHPNRHFVPPVGVWYYGTMEHVRAHLTPPDKTADLSMFMSFKAQKHTMHHLRASFMQALADRLGNQVDLFGRNLKFVEHKAEGTDGYRYQIAIENHVAPHHWTEKLSDAYLGYCLPFYFGCPNVSEYFPPESFIELDINDVEVSVDIIRQAIANNEYEKRLDAIIEARRRVIEDHNIHSILASYILDKPKPDLIRGNGKILSRHAMMRRDIPTFMRYAFDKTSHRRRNKKRFKNF
- the nhaD gene encoding sodium:proton antiporter NhaD produces the protein MPKFFYGLPAILLMAFMSFPVHAADGGVLNLKMTTSTFAISSICVFTVAYVLVMLEEVTHLRKSKPVMLAAGIIWLLVGLAVNQSGYDTHETQGAFRHVFLEFAELFMFLLVAMTFINTMTERNVFEYLRAWLVARNFSFKKVFLITGVLSFFISPIADNLTTALLMCAVVMAVGVGHTKFVALACINIVVAANAGGAFSPFGDITTLMVWQKGVIDFFGFFQIFIPSVVNYIVPAAIMYFAVPDQQPAAVSDNVVIKKGGIPVVFLFLGTIAFTVSGHQFFHIPPTFGMMTGLGVLGFFSFYLKSSGEKFSDGKKFDFFEIIGKAEWDTLLFFYGVLLCVGGLATFGYLNLASEYMYGDLGATTANVLVGILSAIVDNIPVMFAVLTMFPAMDEGQWLLATLTAGVGGSMLSIGSAAGVALMGQARGIYTFFGHLKWTWAIALGYAASIVVHLYVNKHLFDNVPLTLN